One genomic window of Dama dama isolate Ldn47 chromosome 7, ASM3311817v1, whole genome shotgun sequence includes the following:
- the FAM8A1 gene encoding protein FAM8A1, producing the protein MAEGPEEARGRPPGQDDGGGNQESVPSLRGLPAAAAPLSRDGPQAEPQAPGRPPASGLAAAAEESEPPRELENRGEAASGSDSGSGAGLQEPASCEASEAAAPPEKPARLSAREYSRQVHEWLWQSYCGYLTWHSGLAAFPAYCSPQPPAPGYLPAAGAAPPPLQLGYYNPFYFLSAAAAGPEPGAPAGIPTPAPVAGPAARAPHLQPPVRAAAATRVGPAAASRAPSETGRQAGREYVIPSLAHRFMAEMVDFFILFFIKATIVLSIMHLSGIKDISKFAMHYIIEEIDEDTSMEDLQKMMVVALIYRLLVCFYEIICIWGAGGATPGKFLLGLRVVTCDTSVLIAPSRVLVIPSSNVSITTSTIRALIKNFSIASFFPAFITLLFFQHNRTAYDIVAGTIVVKRNGVR; encoded by the exons ATGGCGGAGGGGCCAGAGGAAGCCAGAGGCCGTCCTCCCGGGCAGGACGACGGCGGAGGGAACCAGGAGTCCGTTCCTTCCCTAAGAGGCCTTCCTGCCGCCGCCGCCCCACTGTCCCGGGACGGCCCGCAGGCCGAACCCCAGGCCCCGGGCCGGCCCCCAGCCTCGGGCCTCGCGGCCGCGGCTGAGGAATCGGAGCCGCCGCGCGAGCTCGAGAATCGCGGGGAGGCGGCCTCCGGCTCCGACTCTGGCTCCGGCGCGGGGCTGCAGGAGCCGGCAAGCTGTGAGGCGTCCGAGGCCGCGGCCCCGCCGGAGAAGCCGGCGCGGCTGAGCGCCCGCGAATACTCCCGGCAGGTGCACGAGTGGCTGTGGCAGTCCTACTGCGGCTACCTCACCTGGCACAGCGGCCTGGCCGCCTTCCCCGCCTACTGCAGCCCCCAGCCGCCTGCGCCCGGCTACCTCCCGGCCGCCGGcgccgccccgccgcccctccAGCTGGGCTATTACAACCCCTTCTACTTCCTCAGCGCCGCGGCAGCCGGGCCCGAGCCGGGGGCGCCCGCCGGCATCCCCACTCCGGCTCCGGTCGCCGGCCCGGCAGCCCGCGCCCCTCACCTGCAGCCGCCGGTGCGTGCAGCCGCGGCCACGAGGGTGGGACCGGCCGCCGCTTCGCGGGCCCCGAGCGAGACGGGGCGGCAGGCAG gcAGAGAGTATGTTATTCCATCCTTGGCCCACAGATTTATGGCAGAGATGGTGgatttctttattctcttctttatAAAAGCGACCATTGTCTTAAGCATTATGCACCTGAGTGGAATAAA GGATATCTCTAAGTTTGCTATGCATTACATAATAGAAGAAATAGACGAAGACACATCAATGGAAGACTTGCAGAAAATGATGGTTGTGGCACTTATATACAGATTATTAGTTTGTTTCTATGAG ATAATTTGCATTTGGGGAGCAGGCGGAGCTAccccagggaagttcctgctAGGACTTCGAGTTGTGACATGTGATACATCAGTGCTTATTGCACCAAGTCGGGTTTTAGTGATTCCGTCCTCAAATGTTAGCATTACAAC GTCCACTATACGAGCTTTGATCAAGAATTTTTctattgcttcttttttccctGCTTTCATCACACTGCTGTTTTTTCAGCATAATCGAACAGCTTATGACATTGTAGCAGGAACCATCGTAGTAAAAAGAAACGGGGTCAGATGA